In Deinococcus maricopensis DSM 21211, one genomic interval encodes:
- a CDS encoding FGGY-family carbohydrate kinase yields MTPLLLALDNGTQSLRALLFTPDGTLVDKARVPFTPYVAAHPGWAEQHPDVYWDAAGQACRALWQRGHAPDAVAAVSVTAQRGTVVNVGADGRPLRPAILWLDQRRTEGLRPPGGPFGLLARAAGLHGTIRALQAETEANWIAHHQPDVWARTHKYLLLSGYLTHQLTGEYADSVGAQVGYLPFDYRRQTWAAPHDWKWRLAPFNAAHLPRLVLPGGVLGAVTRAAGAHTGLRAGTPVIAAAADKACEVLGSGGTHPGTGCLSYGTTATISVTSPRYREPRPFLPAYPAATPGAYTLEVQMFRGYWMVSWFKQEFGHAERRLAHERGVDAESLFDDLLRAAPPGSLGLTLQPYWTPGIREPGPEAKGAIIGFGDAHTRAHLYRAIIEGLAYALRDGRDQLQRRTGTPIRELRVAGGGAQSDGALQITADVFGMPVARPHVYEASGLGAAINAAVGVGLHATHTDAARAMTRPGRTFTPSADTAELYDGLYHRVYRRMYGRLKPLYHAIRDLTRDPA; encoded by the coding sequence ATGACGCCCCTGCTGCTCGCCCTCGACAACGGCACCCAGAGCCTGCGCGCGCTGCTGTTCACCCCGGACGGCACCCTCGTCGACAAAGCCCGCGTGCCGTTCACGCCGTACGTCGCCGCGCACCCCGGCTGGGCCGAGCAGCACCCGGACGTGTACTGGGACGCCGCCGGGCAGGCCTGCCGCGCCCTCTGGCAGCGTGGGCACGCCCCGGACGCCGTCGCGGCCGTCAGCGTCACCGCCCAGCGCGGCACCGTCGTGAACGTCGGCGCGGACGGCCGCCCGCTGCGCCCCGCCATCTTGTGGCTCGACCAGCGCCGCACCGAAGGGCTCCGCCCGCCCGGTGGGCCCTTCGGCCTGCTGGCCCGCGCCGCCGGCCTGCACGGCACCATCCGCGCCCTGCAGGCCGAAACCGAAGCGAACTGGATCGCGCACCACCAGCCGGACGTGTGGGCCCGCACGCACAAGTACCTGCTGCTCAGCGGGTACCTCACGCACCAGCTGACCGGCGAGTACGCCGACTCGGTCGGCGCGCAGGTCGGATACCTCCCCTTCGACTACCGCCGCCAGACCTGGGCGGCGCCCCACGACTGGAAGTGGCGCCTCGCGCCCTTCAACGCCGCGCACCTCCCGCGCCTCGTGCTCCCCGGCGGGGTCCTGGGCGCCGTCACGCGCGCTGCCGGCGCCCACACGGGCCTGCGCGCCGGTACGCCCGTCATCGCCGCCGCCGCCGACAAGGCCTGCGAGGTGCTCGGCAGTGGCGGCACGCACCCCGGCACCGGCTGCCTCAGTTACGGCACCACCGCCACCATCAGCGTCACCAGCCCCCGCTACCGCGAACCGCGCCCGTTCCTGCCCGCCTACCCCGCCGCCACGCCCGGCGCGTACACCCTCGAAGTGCAGATGTTCCGCGGCTACTGGATGGTCAGCTGGTTCAAGCAGGAATTCGGCCACGCCGAGCGGCGCCTCGCGCACGAACGCGGCGTGGACGCCGAAAGCCTCTTCGACGACCTGCTCCGCGCGGCCCCGCCCGGCAGCCTCGGCCTCACGCTCCAGCCGTACTGGACGCCCGGCATCCGCGAGCCCGGCCCGGAAGCCAAGGGGGCCATCATCGGCTTCGGCGACGCGCACACCCGCGCGCACCTGTACCGCGCCATCATCGAGGGCCTCGCCTACGCCCTGCGCGACGGCCGTGACCAGCTGCAGCGCCGCACCGGCACGCCCATCCGGGAGCTGCGTGTCGCCGGCGGCGGCGCCCAGAGCGACGGCGCGCTGCAGATCACCGCGGACGTGTTCGGCATGCCGGTCGCGCGCCCGCACGTATACGAGGCGTCCGGCCTGGGCGCCGCCATCAACGCTGCCGTCGGCGTGGGCCTGCACGCCACCCACACCGACGCGGCCCGCGCCATGACCCGCCCCGGACGCACCTTCACCCCCAGCGCGGACACCGCCGAGCTGTACGACGGCCTGTACCACCGCGTGTACCGCCGCATGTACGGTCGCCTGAAGCCGCTGTACCACGCCATCCGGGATCTGACCCGCGACCCCGCCTGA
- a CDS encoding glycerol-3-phosphate dehydrogenase/oxidase, with protein MLDRDARFSALRGQTFDLLIVGGGITGAGLLREATRAGLHAALVEARDYAWGSSSRSSKMVHGGLRYLQHAQFRVTLDSVRERERLLREAPGLIEPLGFLMAVYDDHPERRPLYAAGLTLYDLLARRRSHQYHAAPDFALLAPHLRRAGLTGGFRYADAATDDARLVLRVLRDATRDGALALNYAPVTKLHLNRGEVRGASVRDAETGDEHLVRARIVINATGAHTDALRGELGCPPALRPLRGSHLVFPQTRFPASQAIAFQHPLDGRNVFVSPWQGHVLVGTTDLDHLTALTDDPRITPQETSYLMAGVTHAFPTLGLTLRDATAAWAGVRPVIGHGHADPSREARDTLIREERGLLSVTGGKLTTFRATAHAALRVATRRLGLPLHLPDTPFFDPVDEAALPGTLSVAQRRRLAGTYGPDAVELLRGAQPGDLHPMPGTHTLWAEVRHAARHEDVRGLSDLLLRRARVGFTLGTSSLALLPRVRDVTRDALGWSSERWNAEERAYEALIRAAYSVPDENDVPDWRLALARAQHARA; from the coding sequence ATGCTTGACCGCGACGCGCGTTTTTCGGCCCTGAGGGGTCAGACCTTTGACCTTCTGATTGTCGGCGGCGGCATCACCGGCGCGGGCCTGCTGCGCGAAGCCACCCGCGCGGGCCTGCACGCCGCGCTCGTCGAGGCGCGCGACTACGCCTGGGGCAGCAGCAGCCGCTCCAGCAAAATGGTCCACGGCGGCCTCCGCTACCTCCAGCACGCGCAATTCAGGGTCACGCTCGACAGCGTCCGCGAACGCGAACGCCTGCTGCGCGAAGCGCCCGGCCTGATCGAACCGCTCGGCTTCCTCATGGCCGTCTACGACGACCACCCGGAGCGCCGCCCCCTGTACGCCGCCGGCCTCACCCTGTACGACCTGCTCGCCCGCCGCCGCAGCCACCAGTACCACGCCGCGCCGGACTTCGCGCTGCTCGCCCCGCACCTGCGCCGCGCCGGCCTCACCGGCGGCTTCCGCTACGCCGACGCCGCCACCGACGACGCCCGCCTCGTCCTGCGCGTCCTGCGCGACGCCACCCGCGACGGCGCCCTCGCCCTCAACTACGCCCCCGTCACCAAACTCCACCTGAACCGCGGCGAAGTGCGCGGCGCGAGCGTCCGCGACGCCGAAACCGGCGACGAGCACCTCGTGCGCGCCCGCATCGTCATCAACGCCACCGGCGCGCACACCGACGCCCTGCGCGGTGAGCTCGGCTGCCCGCCCGCCCTGCGCCCCCTGCGCGGCAGTCACCTCGTGTTCCCGCAGACGCGCTTCCCCGCCTCCCAGGCCATCGCCTTCCAGCACCCGCTCGACGGCCGCAATGTCTTCGTCTCCCCCTGGCAGGGTCACGTCCTCGTCGGCACCACCGACCTCGACCACCTCACCGCCCTCACCGACGACCCCCGCATCACCCCGCAGGAAACCAGCTACCTGATGGCCGGCGTCACGCACGCGTTCCCCACGCTCGGCCTCACCCTGCGCGACGCGACCGCCGCGTGGGCCGGCGTGCGCCCCGTCATCGGCCACGGCCACGCCGACCCCAGCCGCGAGGCGCGCGACACCCTCATCCGCGAGGAACGCGGCCTGCTGAGCGTCACCGGCGGGAAGCTCACGACCTTCCGCGCCACCGCGCACGCTGCCCTGCGCGTCGCCACGCGCCGCCTCGGCCTGCCCCTGCACCTCCCCGACACGCCCTTCTTCGACCCCGTCGACGAAGCGGCGCTGCCGGGCACGCTCAGTGTCGCGCAGCGCCGCCGCCTCGCCGGCACGTACGGCCCGGACGCCGTCGAGCTGCTGCGCGGCGCCCAGCCCGGCGACCTGCACCCCATGCCCGGCACGCATACCCTCTGGGCGGAAGTGCGCCACGCCGCCCGCCACGAGGACGTGCGCGGCCTGTCGGACCTGCTGCTGCGCCGCGCGCGCGTCGGCTTCACGCTCGGCACCAGCAGCCTCGCGCTGCTCCCCCGCGTCCGCGACGTCACCCGCGACGCGCTGGGCTGGAGCAGCGAACGCTGGAACGCCGAGGAACGCGCCTACGAGGCCCTGATCAGGGCCGCCTACAGCGTCCCCGACGAGAACGACGTCCCCGACTGGCGCCTCGCGCTCGCCCGCGCCCAGCACGCCCGCGCATGA
- a CDS encoding FAD-binding oxidoreductase, with product MKRWNGWGDHATHPPVPDAARTFLHQLLGPGHPPRDATLHEVTARVPASRLPEHPLVQRDADTRVRYARGQSLPDLIALRSGEGLVFPDGVAHPERPEDVQTLLQYAHTHAATVVPYGGGTSVAGHVNPAAGARPVLTISLERLSALLTLDEASRLATFGAGVRGPDLEAALRAQGYTLGHFPQSFEYSTLGGWVATRSSGQQSLRYGRIEAMFAGGTLITPRGPLTLPPYPASAAGPDLRQLVLGSEGRLGILTDVTVRVHPLPDTERFEAAFFPDWASAHDATRALAQSGAPLSMLRLSTPTETHTTLTLAGHPRATRALETYLATRGVRSDKCLLLYGLTGPRDTVQHAAHTAARVIAAHQGVRVYTPLGRAWHKGRFAAPYLRNSLWDAGYAVDTLETATTWDRVDRTLNAVEHALRRGLDAYGERVHAYTHLSHVYPSGCSIYTTYVFRLAEDAAATLRRWSALKGAASEALVREGATISHQHGVGRDHAPYLPAEKGALGMSALHALTRTFDPDGLMNPGVLLEGDHA from the coding sequence ATGAAGCGCTGGAACGGCTGGGGCGACCACGCCACCCACCCCCCCGTCCCCGACGCCGCCCGCACCTTCCTGCACCAGCTGCTCGGCCCCGGCCATCCCCCGCGCGACGCCACCCTCCACGAAGTCACCGCGCGCGTCCCCGCCAGCCGCCTGCCCGAGCACCCCCTCGTGCAGCGAGACGCCGATACCCGCGTCCGCTACGCGCGTGGTCAGAGCCTGCCCGACCTGATCGCCCTGCGCAGCGGCGAGGGCCTGGTCTTCCCGGACGGCGTCGCCCACCCCGAACGCCCCGAGGACGTACAGACCCTGCTGCAGTACGCCCACACGCACGCCGCCACCGTCGTCCCGTACGGCGGCGGCACCAGCGTCGCCGGGCACGTCAACCCCGCTGCGGGCGCGCGGCCCGTCCTCACCATCAGCCTGGAACGCCTCAGCGCCCTGCTGACCCTCGACGAGGCCAGCCGCCTCGCCACGTTCGGCGCGGGCGTCCGCGGCCCCGACCTCGAAGCGGCCCTGCGCGCCCAAGGGTACACCCTTGGGCACTTCCCGCAGTCCTTTGAGTACAGCACCCTCGGCGGCTGGGTCGCCACGCGCTCCAGCGGCCAGCAGAGCCTCCGCTACGGCCGCATCGAGGCGATGTTCGCCGGCGGGACCCTCATCACCCCGCGTGGTCCCCTCACGCTCCCCCCGTACCCCGCCTCCGCCGCAGGTCCGGACCTGCGGCAGCTGGTGCTCGGCAGCGAAGGCCGCCTGGGCATTCTCACGGACGTCACCGTGCGCGTGCACCCCCTGCCCGACACCGAACGGTTCGAGGCGGCCTTCTTCCCGGACTGGGCGAGCGCCCACGACGCCACCCGCGCGCTCGCCCAGTCCGGCGCGCCCCTCAGCATGCTGCGCCTCAGCACCCCCACGGAAACGCACACCACCCTCACGCTCGCCGGGCACCCACGCGCCACCCGCGCGCTCGAAACGTACCTCGCCACCCGCGGCGTCCGCAGCGACAAGTGCCTGCTCCTGTACGGCCTCACCGGCCCGCGCGACACCGTGCAGCACGCCGCGCACACCGCCGCCCGCGTCATCGCCGCGCACCAGGGCGTGCGCGTCTACACGCCACTCGGGCGCGCCTGGCACAAAGGCCGCTTCGCCGCCCCGTACCTGCGCAACAGCCTCTGGGACGCCGGGTACGCCGTCGACACCCTCGAAACGGCCACCACCTGGGACCGCGTGGACCGCACCCTGAACGCCGTCGAGCACGCCCTGCGGCGCGGCCTGGACGCCTACGGCGAACGCGTGCACGCCTACACGCACCTGTCGCACGTGTACCCGAGCGGCTGCAGCATCTACACCACGTACGTCTTCCGCCTGGCTGAGGACGCCGCCGCGACCCTGCGCCGCTGGTCGGCCCTGAAGGGCGCCGCGAGCGAAGCGCTGGTGCGCGAGGGCGCCACCATCAGCCACCAGCACGGCGTCGGCCGTGACCACGCCCCGTACCTCCCCGCCGAGAAGGGCGCGCTCGGCATGAGCGCCCTGCACGCCCTCACGCGCACCTTCGACCCGGACGGCCTGATGAACCCCGGTGTGCTGCTGGAAGGCGACCATGCTTGA
- the fadR gene encoding fatty acid metabolism transcriptional regulator FadR: MHTPPIKPAEHAETHLLHLILSGTYPAGADLPAERDLATQLGVTRPTLREALQRLSRDGWLRIQHGKPTRVNDYLTEGGLAILGRIAQHGQIEALIPQLLEVRAVLAPAYTEAAVRRAPDWVADLLSTLPSSAPDAYAAYDWALHKTLVHLSGNVIYPLILNGFAGVYATAGAHYFASPEARDLSTELYGRLRAAALDHDGPAAAHAMRDVLTRSMQLWHAQNAPAAPPEATP; the protein is encoded by the coding sequence ATGCATACCCCCCCCATCAAACCCGCCGAACACGCCGAAACCCACCTCCTGCACCTGATCCTCAGCGGCACCTACCCCGCCGGCGCCGACCTCCCCGCCGAACGCGACCTCGCCACCCAGCTCGGCGTCACCCGCCCCACCCTCCGCGAAGCCCTCCAGCGTCTCTCCCGCGACGGCTGGCTCCGCATCCAGCACGGCAAACCCACCCGCGTCAACGACTACCTCACCGAAGGCGGCCTCGCCATCCTCGGCCGCATCGCCCAGCACGGCCAGATCGAAGCGCTCATCCCCCAGCTCCTCGAAGTCCGCGCCGTCCTCGCGCCCGCCTACACCGAAGCCGCCGTGCGCCGCGCCCCCGACTGGGTCGCCGACCTGCTCAGCACCCTGCCCAGCAGCGCCCCCGACGCCTACGCCGCCTACGACTGGGCCCTGCACAAAACCCTCGTGCACCTCAGCGGCAACGTCATCTACCCACTGATCCTCAACGGCTTCGCCGGCGTGTACGCCACCGCCGGCGCCCACTACTTCGCCTCGCCCGAAGCGCGCGACCTCTCCACCGAACTGTACGGCCGCCTGCGCGCCGCCGCCCTTGACCACGACGGCCCCGCCGCCGCCCACGCCATGCGCGACGTCCTGACCCGCAGCATGCAGTTGTGGCACGCCCAGAACGCCCCCGCCGCCCCTCCCGAGGCCACCCCATGA
- a CDS encoding chitinase, whose amino-acid sequence MKPLLLSFTLALSLAACTQTTTPSALHGQATSATATFSTSSSWDGGFNGVITLSNPTSTPLTTWTLKFKFNGAASTTSVWGAGGSVTTASDGTVTITPNTWGGSTIPANGSVTVNYGGSGTYSGVNTCTLNGAPCSGGTTPTPGGDTTAPTVSLSATPSTLTSAGNVTLTATAADNVGVSKVEFYRGTTLLATDTSSPYSATDAFSSSAQNGSYSYTAKAYDAAGNTRTSAAAPVTVNLTPTTPPTSGALPKHALFGYWHNFDNGSGYIRMKDVNPAWDVIDLAFAENRPGGAEGEVAFTLCTTQGCGANAESEADFIAGIRAQQAKGKKVLISLGGANAHIQLNTTAARDNFVRTMGDIIARYGLNGLDIDLEGGSLALNPGDTDLNHPTTPAIVNLIAAVKSLKARFGANFLLTMAPETAYVQGGLSSYGGIWGAYLPLIHNLRAELTTLHVQHYNTGSLVGTDGRTYTPGTVDFHVAMTDMLLTGFNLGGDPNKRFPGLRADQVAIGLPSGTRSASSGYTAPADVQRAVTCLTSGANCNTYRPGSTYPALRGLMTWSINWDRADGLNFSGAHRAFLNNLP is encoded by the coding sequence ATGAAACCCCTGCTGCTCAGCTTCACCCTGGCCCTCAGCCTCGCCGCCTGCACCCAGACGACCACCCCCAGCGCCCTGCACGGGCAGGCGACAAGCGCGACAGCGACCTTCAGCACCAGCAGCAGCTGGGACGGCGGCTTCAACGGCGTCATCACGCTCAGCAACCCCACCAGCACGCCCCTTACCACCTGGACCCTGAAGTTCAAATTCAACGGCGCCGCCAGCACCACCAGCGTCTGGGGCGCCGGCGGCAGCGTCACCACTGCCAGCGACGGCACCGTCACCATCACCCCCAACACCTGGGGCGGCAGCACCATCCCCGCGAACGGCAGCGTCACCGTGAACTACGGCGGCAGCGGCACGTACAGCGGCGTGAACACCTGCACCCTCAACGGCGCCCCCTGCAGCGGCGGCACCACCCCCACCCCGGGCGGGGACACCACCGCGCCCACCGTCAGCCTGAGCGCCACCCCCAGCACCCTCACCAGTGCCGGAAACGTGACCCTCACGGCCACCGCCGCAGACAACGTGGGGGTCAGCAAGGTGGAGTTCTACCGCGGGACGACGCTGCTGGCCACCGACACCAGCAGCCCGTACAGCGCCACGGACGCATTCAGCAGCAGCGCCCAGAACGGCAGCTACAGCTACACCGCCAAAGCCTACGACGCCGCCGGCAACACCCGAACCTCCGCCGCCGCCCCCGTCACCGTCAACCTCACCCCCACCACCCCACCCACCAGCGGGGCCCTGCCGAAACACGCCCTGTTCGGGTACTGGCACAACTTCGACAACGGCAGCGGCTACATCCGCATGAAAGACGTCAACCCAGCGTGGGACGTCATCGACCTCGCCTTCGCGGAGAACAGACCCGGCGGCGCCGAAGGCGAGGTGGCGTTCACGCTGTGCACCACGCAAGGCTGCGGCGCGAACGCCGAAAGCGAAGCCGACTTCATCGCCGGCATCCGCGCGCAACAGGCCAAAGGCAAGAAGGTCCTTATCAGCCTCGGCGGCGCGAACGCGCACATCCAGCTCAACACCACCGCCGCGCGCGACAACTTCGTGCGCACCATGGGCGACATCATCGCCCGCTACGGCCTGAACGGCCTCGACATCGACCTCGAAGGGGGCTCCCTCGCCCTGAACCCCGGCGACACCGACCTGAACCACCCCACCACGCCCGCCATCGTGAACCTGATCGCCGCCGTGAAAAGCCTCAAGGCGCGGTTCGGCGCGAACTTCCTGCTCACCATGGCGCCCGAAACGGCGTACGTGCAGGGCGGCCTGTCCAGCTACGGCGGCATCTGGGGCGCGTACCTGCCGCTCATCCACAACCTCCGCGCGGAACTCACGACGCTGCACGTGCAGCACTACAACACCGGCTCGCTGGTCGGCACGGACGGGCGCACGTACACACCCGGCACCGTGGACTTCCACGTCGCCATGACGGACATGCTGCTCACGGGCTTCAACCTGGGCGGCGACCCGAACAAGCGCTTCCCGGGCCTCCGCGCCGATCAGGTCGCCATCGGCCTGCCGTCCGGGACGCGCTCCGCGAGCAGCGGGTACACGGCGCCCGCCGACGTGCAACGCGCCGTGACCTGCCTGACCAGCGGCGCGAACTGCAACACGTACCGCCCGGGCAGCACGTACCCGGCGCTGCGCGGGTTGATGACGTGGTCCATCAACTGGGACCGCGCGGACGGCCTGAACTTCTCCGGCGCACACCGCGCCTTCCTGAACAACCTCCCCTGA
- the cphA gene encoding cyanophycin synthetase, translating to MTAHAQPHLTVVERQVYRGPNIYGYRPMLRFQLDLGALEAHPSNTLPGFTERLVALLPTLHNHGCSYREPGGFIRRLEDGTWIGHITEHVALELQTLAGTRVTYGKTRSVPGQPGVYNIVYRYLEERVGLLAGVTALRLVNSLLPEHLRGLSSLTRLLPDDVTLPYDLDAPFDLERELGELRRIAKRYALGPTTRALVQETERRGIPTIRLDDNSLVQLGYGRYSRRIRASITGNTSYIATETASDKALTKTLLDRAGLPVPRGAVVRTAEEAVRAAKRVGYPVVTKPLDGNHGRGVSMDLMTPEQVEGGFEEARQHSRNVVVEQQYRGNDHRVLVVNGHVVAVAERVPAHVVGDGTRTIRALVDAVNEDPRRGDGHENVMTRIKIDEHVLRLLERAGRTPDTVPAAGETVFLRDTANMSTGGTAVDRTDVIHPYNRTVARRAAQVIGLDVAGIDFITPDISKPVHETGGGIVEVNAAPGFRMHLQPSEGKPRNVAGPVLDMLFPKDTPCRIPVIAITGTNGKSTTSRMVAHILKHAGKVVGLTTSNGIYVDGELIMGGDTTGPKSAKVILSDPNVEVAVLETARGGILREGLGFDRADVGAVLNIQPDHLGMKGIETVEDLAYVKSLVVEVVTDTGTSVLNADDPLTVNMQRKAGGSITFFSMQDSNACSEHLQRHIDEGGTAVVREATLLGDELVLYRAGHRYPVIRAREIPATLGGYARVNIANALAAIGVAVGAGVELPVIRAALGSFSTSFEQSPGRLNLYEGHPFRVLLDYAHNPDGLRPLAELVPFLRPAKGRVIGVFGVAGDRRDVDIREMGAILAGMFDLLILREDTDRRGRAPGEGAELTREGALAAGMNPEQIQVILHEPDAIDAALRAGQAGDLVVILPNDVEDAWAQIHAFDSTPARTAALEAAHD from the coding sequence ATGACCGCACACGCACAACCACACCTCACCGTGGTGGAACGCCAGGTCTACCGTGGCCCGAACATCTACGGCTACCGGCCCATGCTGCGTTTCCAACTTGACCTCGGGGCCCTCGAGGCGCACCCCAGCAACACCCTCCCAGGGTTCACGGAGCGCCTCGTCGCGCTGCTCCCCACCCTGCACAACCACGGCTGCTCGTACCGCGAGCCGGGCGGGTTCATCCGCCGCCTCGAAGACGGCACCTGGATCGGCCACATCACCGAGCACGTCGCGCTGGAGCTTCAGACCCTGGCGGGCACCCGCGTCACGTACGGCAAGACGCGCAGCGTGCCCGGCCAGCCCGGCGTGTACAACATCGTGTACCGCTACCTCGAGGAACGCGTCGGGCTGCTCGCGGGCGTCACCGCGCTGCGCCTCGTGAACAGCCTGCTGCCCGAACACCTCCGCGGCCTGAGTAGCCTCACGCGCCTCCTGCCGGACGACGTGACCCTCCCCTACGACCTGGACGCCCCATTCGACCTGGAACGCGAACTGGGCGAGTTGCGCCGCATCGCCAAACGCTACGCGCTCGGGCCGACCACGCGCGCGCTCGTGCAGGAAACCGAACGCCGCGGCATTCCCACCATCCGCCTGGACGACAACAGCCTGGTGCAGCTGGGGTACGGCCGGTACAGCCGCCGCATCCGCGCGAGCATCACCGGGAACACGTCGTACATCGCCACCGAAACGGCCAGTGACAAGGCGCTCACGAAGACGCTGCTGGACCGCGCGGGCCTGCCGGTGCCGCGCGGCGCGGTCGTCCGCACCGCCGAGGAGGCCGTGCGCGCCGCGAAACGCGTCGGCTACCCGGTCGTGACGAAGCCGCTCGACGGGAACCACGGGCGCGGCGTCAGCATGGACCTCATGACGCCCGAGCAGGTGGAAGGCGGCTTTGAGGAGGCGCGGCAGCACAGCCGCAACGTGGTGGTGGAGCAGCAGTACCGCGGCAACGACCACCGCGTCCTCGTCGTGAACGGGCATGTCGTCGCCGTGGCGGAGCGCGTCCCGGCGCACGTGGTGGGGGACGGGACGCGCACGATCCGCGCCCTCGTGGACGCCGTGAACGAGGACCCGCGCCGCGGTGACGGGCACGAGAACGTCATGACGCGCATCAAGATCGACGAGCACGTCCTCCGGCTGCTAGAGCGCGCCGGTCGCACGCCAGACACCGTCCCCGCGGCGGGCGAGACGGTATTCCTGCGCGACACCGCCAACATGTCCACCGGCGGCACCGCCGTCGACCGCACGGACGTCATCCACCCCTACAACCGCACCGTCGCGCGCCGCGCCGCGCAGGTGATCGGTCTGGACGTCGCCGGCATTGACTTCATTACGCCGGACATCAGCAAACCCGTGCACGAAACGGGCGGCGGAATCGTGGAGGTGAACGCCGCGCCGGGCTTCCGCATGCATCTGCAGCCCAGCGAAGGCAAACCCCGCAACGTCGCCGGGCCGGTCCTCGACATGCTGTTCCCCAAAGACACCCCGTGCCGCATTCCGGTGATCGCCATCACCGGCACGAACGGAAAGAGCACCACCTCGCGCATGGTCGCGCACATCCTGAAACACGCCGGGAAGGTCGTGGGCCTCACCACCTCGAACGGCATCTACGTGGACGGTGAACTCATCATGGGCGGCGACACCACCGGCCCGAAAAGCGCGAAGGTCATCCTCAGCGACCCGAACGTCGAGGTGGCCGTGCTCGAAACGGCGCGCGGCGGCATCCTCCGCGAGGGCCTGGGCTTCGACCGGGCGGACGTGGGCGCCGTCCTGAACATCCAGCCGGACCACCTGGGCATGAAGGGCATCGAGACCGTCGAGGACCTCGCGTACGTGAAATCGCTCGTGGTGGAGGTCGTCACGGACACCGGCACCAGCGTCCTGAACGCCGACGATCCCCTCACCGTGAACATGCAGCGCAAGGCGGGCGGCAGCATCACGTTCTTCTCCATGCAGGACAGCAACGCCTGCAGCGAGCACCTGCAGCGCCACATCGACGAAGGCGGCACCGCCGTCGTCCGCGAAGCGACGCTGCTCGGCGACGAACTGGTCCTGTACCGCGCCGGGCACCGCTACCCCGTGATCCGCGCGCGCGAGATTCCCGCGACGCTCGGCGGGTACGCGCGGGTGAACATCGCCAACGCCCTCGCCGCCATCGGCGTCGCTGTCGGCGCCGGCGTGGAGCTGCCGGTGATCCGCGCGGCGCTCGGGAGCTTCAGCACGTCGTTCGAGCAGAGCCCCGGACGCCTGAACCTCTACGAAGGCCACCCGTTCCGCGTGCTCCTCGACTACGCCCACAACCCCGACGGCCTGCGCCCCCTCGCGGAACTCGTGCCGTTCCTGCGGCCCGCCAAGGGCCGCGTGATCGGCGTGTTCGGTGTCGCCGGGGATCGCCGCGACGTGGACATCCGCGAAATGGGCGCCATCCTCGCGGGCATGTTCGACCTGCTGATCCTCCGCGAGGACACCGACCGGCGCGGCCGCGCCCCCGGCGAAGGCGCGGAACTCACCCGCGAGGGCGCCCTCGCCGCCGGCATGAACCCCGAGCAGATCCAGGTGATCCTCCACGAGCCCGACGCCATCGACGCGGCCCTGCGCGCCGGACAGGCCGGGGACCTCGTCGTGATCCTCCCCAACGACGTGGAGGACGCGTGGGCGCAGATTCACGCGTTCGACAGCACGCCCGCCCGCACCGCCGCGCTCGAGGCCGCGCATGACTGA
- a CDS encoding isoaspartyl peptidase/L-asparaginase family protein yields MTDARAAAPHAEWMIVVHGGAKTIQPHEEPANREGCLRALAAGRAVLAANGRAVDAVTAAIQVLEAESAFHAGPGGAPSAGDGELGAALMDGETLQVGAVAALRGMPHPILVARALLPEPENLLVGAVAARFAAQRGVPLRDAPAAARDAVGCVARDARGHLAAGTSTGGPDGQCGDSPVPGGGFLADDTRGAAALSGNGARIDRVTLARRAVAGLREHQPDGAVHDALRTMQVHAGGGAGIILLDPDGRLGWGHTSSHFACAWQSARDAHPTVHLRRAAPPVGADKGD; encoded by the coding sequence ATGACTGACGCGCGCGCCGCCGCACCCCACGCCGAATGGATGATCGTGGTGCACGGCGGCGCGAAGACCATCCAGCCGCACGAGGAGCCCGCGAACCGCGAGGGGTGCCTGCGGGCCCTCGCCGCCGGCCGCGCCGTGCTCGCCGCGAACGGCCGCGCCGTGGACGCCGTGACCGCCGCCATTCAGGTGCTGGAAGCCGAGTCGGCCTTCCACGCCGGGCCGGGCGGCGCGCCCAGCGCGGGCGACGGGGAACTCGGCGCGGCCCTGATGGACGGCGAGACGCTGCAGGTCGGCGCAGTCGCGGCCCTGCGCGGCATGCCGCACCCGATTCTGGTGGCGCGCGCGCTGCTGCCGGAACCGGAGAACCTGCTCGTCGGGGCAGTCGCGGCGCGCTTCGCCGCGCAGCGCGGCGTACCCCTCAGGGACGCGCCCGCCGCGGCCCGCGACGCGGTCGGCTGCGTCGCGCGCGATGCGCGCGGGCACCTCGCGGCGGGCACGTCCACCGGCGGCCCCGACGGGCAGTGCGGGGACTCGCCCGTGCCCGGCGGCGGGTTCCTCGCGGACGACACGCGCGGCGCGGCCGCGCTGTCCGGAAACGGGGCGCGCATTGACCGCGTCACGCTCGCCCGCCGCGCCGTCGCGGGCCTGCGTGAACATCAGCCGGACGGCGCTGTGCACGACGCCCTGCGCACCATGCAGGTGCACGCAGGCGGCGGGGCGGGCATCATCCTGTTGGACCCGGACGGCCGCCTCGGCTGGGGGCACACCAGCAGCCATTTCGCGTGCGCGTGGCAGTCCGCGCGTGACGCGCATCCCACCGTCCACCTGCGACGAGCGGCGCCCCCGGTGGGCGCCGATAAAGGAGATTGA